In Fusobacteriaceae bacterium, the genomic window AGCGGTTCCCGTGTCAGAAGGATTTTTCTTCGCCATGGCCTTCTGGAAGAGCACGACGACGATCAAAATCGCAAAACCGATAATATCCGTCTTCAATCCCGGCACGATAAGCATCAGCGCGCCGACCAAAGACAGAGCCCGAACCGCCACATTGATATGGGTGTACATATAACCCTCGACGGCCGCCGACAGGAGAAATACTCCGATACAGGACGTCACCGCCGTCAGCAAGCCCTCAGACACCGTGGTATTCACGAGAAGCAGCTGGCTGTTGTAGATAAAGATATAGGGTAAAAGGAAACCCGCCAGCGCCAGTTTGACCGAAGCGACGCCGGTTTTGACCGTGTCGCCTCCGGAAATTCCCGCGGCGGCAAAGGCCGCGAGGGCCACCGGCGGCGTGATGTTGGCGAACATGGCGAAGTAGAAGCAGAAAAGATGCGCCGCCACGTCGGTTATACCGAGCTGGATCAGAGCCGGCACCGCGATCGTATAGGTGATGATATACGAGGGGATAGACGGCAGGCCCATGCCGAGAATCATGCAGGTCACCATGGTGAAGACCAGCGTCAACGGCAGGCTGGATTTTCCGAGACGGATGATGGCGCTCGCCATATTCGTCGTAAATCCGGTCTTTGTACAGGCTCCGATGATGATGCCCACGCAGGCGCAGGCCATCGCTACCGATACGGTCTGCTTGGCCGAGGAAATCAGGACCGAGCGGATGTCGTCAAGACTCATGCGGGATACTTTCCGCGTCTGGGCGATGATAACCGTGGCGATAATCGTGTAGAGCGCGCCCATAATCAGCGTCTTTCCGCTGAAAAACAGCATGTACATCAAGATCGCGATCGGAAAGGTCAGGTGCCAGTATTTCTTCATGGTGTCCTTGAAGGCCGGCAACTGGTCCTTGGGGAGACCCACAAGTTTGTCCTTGGAGGCCCGCATGTCGATCTGAAACAAAATCCCCAGATAGTAAATGACCGCGGGTACCGCCGCGTACACGATAATCTGGCTGTACTGGATGCCCAGGGTCTCCGCCATAATAAAGGCGGCGGCGCCCATTACGGGCGGCATCAGCTGGCCGCCTACGGAAGCCGTTGCCGAAACGGCGCCCGAAAATTCCTTACTGTAGCCGGATTTTTTCATCAGCGGAATCGTAAAGGATCCTGTCGTCACGACGTTGGCAATGGCCGAACCGTTGATCATGCCGAGAAGCCCCGCGGCCAGAACGGAAACCTTTGCGGGGCCGCCCTTGGTGCCTCCGGCCACACTGATCGCAAGGTCATTGAAAAAGGCCCCCATGCCGCATTTGTTCATGACTTCGCCGAAAACGATGAACAGGAAAATATAAGTCGACGACACGTTTACGGACGTGCCGTAGATGCCTTCGGTGTTAATGAAAAGATGCCCGATCAGGCTGGGCCAGGCCGTGCCCCGGTGCATAAAGAGGCCCGGGAAATTGATCTTGATCAAGCCCCCCTTGACTCCCATCAGGGCGTAAATCGTGAACAGCAGCCCGATAATCGGAAGGGCCAGTCCCGTAATCCGCCTTGAAGCCTCAAGAACCAAAAGGACGAGAATCGTCCCCATGACGACGTCCATGGTCGTCGGCGCGGCGGCCCGGTCTACTATGCTGAAATAATTGACCCACATATAGATCGGGATAGCGACGGACAGCGCCATGAGGATCCAGTCATACCACGCGATGTGTTTCCGGCTCGATTTCCGGAAGGCAGGGTACATGGCAAAGCCCAGCAGCAGGATCGCGCCCACGTGGATGGATCTGTTCCGCAAAGTTTCCGGCATGTAAAAGCCGGAGGCATAAACCAGATGGTACAGCGTCACGAGGATGCAGGTCCACTCAAAGGCCTTCTTGACGAGAGGACTGACAAAATTCCGCGTTCGGCTTTCTTTTTCAAATTCTTCCAAAATCGCCTGTCCGTCTACTTGTTGTTCCTGAACGATTTTGTCGATGGTGTTCTCCATAGTATACTCCTTTGCGCTATCTCAAAGTCAACTTGATCCGCCCGTGCTCCGGCAGGTCCCGGCCCGTCAGGATCACGCGATCATTGACCGAAATGTATTTCAACTGGGTCTGTGAATTGATCCAGTTGAATTCCGGGAATACGCTTCCCTTGATGTTCTCCATGTAAATCAGTCCGTCGGCGTAGCGGTACGTGCAATCCATTTCGGCGGGAATCCCCGCGCCGAATCCGCCCACGGCTATCGTGAAAAGAGTGAATCTCTTTTTTTCCACCCTGTAATACTCATCCCAGTCCACATGCTCAAACGAATGTATCCAGCCGAAAGACAAAACATCCTCTTCCCTGATTTTGCCTGTGTAGTAAACCTCTCCCGTCAACTGGTGGGAGACCACGAGCGTGTGGTTTCGCCTGCCGCTCACAAAAGCCGCTGTGACCGCGACAAGCGCGATAAAAATGAAAAACCCGAAAAAAACGCTTCTTTTGATGTTACGCAATCCGCAAAACAGCATAAAATCTTCCCGTCAAAATTCTCCCGTTGCGATCTCCCCCCCGGGAACGGGGAGGAGACCCGGGATTCGGTTTTATGGTGTGTGTGGTATCAAACGCTTGCGCGTTCAATCAACAGATTAATTGAGCGGCGTTTTGTAGCCCGCTTCCTTCCAATATTTCGCCGCGCCGTCGTGCAGGGGAATCGTTACGTCCTCCACGCCGAAGGTAACGTCGATGTTCTTGTCGGCGGCGTTGTGGGAGGCCTTGATCGTGGCGATGTTCTCGAAGATCACCTTCATCATGTCATAGACCACTTCGTCGGACAACTCTTTGCTGACGAGCATGATGTTGTACACGAATACGGACTGCACGTCTTCTTTATTGTTGTAGGTGCCCGCGGGAATCACGGTCTTGGCGAAGAAGGGATACTTGGATACGAGTCCGTCGCGGCCCGCGCCGTCGATGGGCACAATGACCATCTTGTACTGGGTGGCCAGTTCCATAACGGTGCCGTTGGGCAGTCCCGAGGTCACGAAGGCCGCGTCGCACTGGCCGTTTTTCATCTGGTCAATGGCTTCGCCGTAGGACAGATAGTCCACTTTGCTGTCTTCATAAGTCAATCCATAAGCTTCATAAATCATCCGGGCGTTGAGTTCCACGCCGGAATTGGGAGCGCCAACGCCGACGCGCTTGCCTTTGAGGTCGGCGGGGCTTTTGATGCCCGTACCTTCGAGGGTGACGAGTTGCACATAATTGGGCCACAAGCGCATCATGGCGCGCAAATTCTTGTCCGCAGTCTTGTACGCGCCGTAGCCCTCATAAGCCTGCATTACGGAATCCTGCATGGCGATGGCGATTTCCGCCTCTCCCTTCTGGATCATCGTAATGTTCTGGGCCGAAGCGCCCGTAGACTGGGAACTGGTCTTGTAGCCGCCGGCCTTGAGGGCTTCCGCGAAGGCCGCGCCGATGGGGAAATAAATCCCGCTGGAAGGTCCCGTGGCCACGGTGATAAACTCGCTGCCGCGGTCTACGGCGGCTACCGCGGGTTTACCCGCCAGGGTCAACACAATTGCCATCAAGCTTACCATGAACAGTGACGCTTTCAAAAATCTTTTCATTTTTTCCTCCTGATTTGGTCAAAAACAATATAAATTTCACACTGTGGAACGCATTTCATTGGTAGTCTGACTTCATTGTACCCCATATTTCTATTTTTGTCAATAAGTCTGTGTATTTTTGGTAAATGCCAGCTGCCACACGAGAAATACCGCAAAACAGGCAATCCCGGCGATCGTCGAGATCTTCTCGGGGATAATCATCAAAAGGCCGATCAGGACGAGCAAAATCCGTATGAACACGCCGATTTTTGCCCGGAGGAAGCCGATCATGCCGACGGCCACGGACCAGAGCCCGATAATGGCCGGAATGACGGCAAGAATGATGTCTTTGGCGGATCCGAGGCCCAGCAGGGCCGGATTGTACACAAAGACATAGGGAATCAAAAATGTGATAAAACTGTATTTGAAGGCCTCGATTCCCGTATCCCAGAACGGCGTTTTCGCCACGCCCGCGGCCGTATAGGAGGCGAGGGCCACGGGAGGCGTGATCATCGAGAGATTGGCGAAATAAAAAATGTAGAAGTGGGCCACGATCAAGGGCACGCCGATCTTTTTCAAAGCCGGCGCCAAAAGCGTCGCCGACATGATGTAGGCCGCGCTTGTGGGCATGCCCATGCCCATAATGATCACGAGAACCATGGCGAGCACGAGGGCCAACCAAAGGCGGTTTCCGGCCATTTTGGAGATTTCCTGGCTGATCATGAGCCCGAGACTCGTATAACTGAGAATCCCGACGATGATCCCGGCCACCGCGCAGGGGATGGCTACGACCACGGCGGAATTGGCCCCGTCGATCAGCGTGTTGATGAACTTGACCACGCCGAGCCGGGAGTCTTTCCGGGCCGAGGCGAGCACGACGAGAACGATCAGCGAGTAAGACGAGGCGAGCCGCACGGTCTTTCCGATCGCGATCAGATACACGAGCAGAATCAACGGGATCAGCAGGTAAAAATACCGGATGATCATCTTTTTCAGCGCGCCGGTGTCGACGGGCTTCGATTTGATGTTATATTTTTTCGCGTAATAATGCACGATGAAGACGAGAGACAGGATGTAGAGCGTCGCCGGTATGATGGCGTAAAGAACGATCGTAAAATACGACATGCCCACATAGTCGGCCATCAAGAAGGCGGCGGCCCCCATGACCGGCGGAATGATCTGCCCGGCCGATCCCGCGATGGCGAGGATGGCCGCCGTGAATTTGGGCTCAAAGCCCGAATCCACAACGGATTCGTAGGTCAGCGTCCCCACGGAGGCCACATTTGCCGCGGCGCTTCCGCTGATGGTCCCGAAGAGCCCGCAGGCCACGACCATGGATTTCGCTTCCCCGCCGACCATTTTGCTCGTGATGAACTTGGCCAGGGAAATGAAGAGCTTCCCCGCCGGCGTCGCCGAAAGGAAGGCCCCGAAGATCATAAAGTAAAATACCGTATCGGCGGAGACCCCTGTGGCTGTGCCGAGGATGCCGTTTGTGGAGACATACTGCAACTCGATCATGCTCGAAGCGTTCATGCCGCGATGGGTGAGCACGCCGGGCAGCATTTTCCCCGCAAAGCCGTAGACGATAAAGACGAGGCAGACGATGGTCATGGAAAGACCGAGCATCCGGCGGCAGGACTCGATCAATAAAATCATGACGATCCCGCCGAGGATCAGTTCTATCGGCGTCATATCGGTGATATAGAGCATCCGCGCCATGATCCGGGCCGAATCAAAATAGAGAAAAGCGCCGCAGATAATGGCGAGAATCGCGCAGAAGAAATCCACGGCCTTTCCGATCAGCGGGTCGCCGGCGAGGAAGGGTTTTGACAAAAAAACCATGGCGATCGCAAAACCGATGTGGATTCCCCGCAGACCGATCGTCGAGATCCCCGCCTTGAAGCAGGCGTAGATCTGGAAGGCCACCCAAATCAACGCGACAATATTCCGAAAAATCTTTCGTGCTCCCACCCTTTTTCCCCCTTATTTGATCAAGCCGATCTCACGATAATATTTTTCCGCGCCCGGATGCAGGGGGAAACCGCCGTAGAGTTCAGGCGTAGCGCAGGCTTCGCGGTTGAAGTTGCCGAGTCCCGCGTGACCGGTTTTCAGTTCCTCGGGATTCTCGTAGATCTGTTTTACGATGCGATAGGCGATTTCGTCGGGCAGATCCGTCGTCGTCACAATATTGGTCGTGATGCCGGCGCAAATGACGTCTTTCGTCTGTTTGTTGAAGCTGTTGGCGGGCATGGTGGCGACGCTGTAGCCGTTCCCTTTCAGGTATTCAAGGGACTGCTCGTCAAGCTCGCCCACGGTGACGTCGGCGGTCGTGCAGAGTTCCGTAAAAGCGGGATGACCAACGGATACGTGCTGCATGAAGAAGTCGCACTTGCCGTCCTGATAAGCGGCCACGATGCTGGCAAAATCCGTATGAGTCACGGAACCGCCCCATTTGATGATGTCTTCATAGGAACAGCCGATGGATTCCAGCACGAGCCGGGTCGTATATTCGCTGGCGGAACCGGTTTCCGACGTGTAAACATTGATCGGCATTTTCTTTTCGGCGATGTCCCGGATGCGGGTAAAGCCCGCTCCGTTCCGGATCGCGATGCCGACATACATCTGGTCGATGGTCCCTACGAGTCCGCGCAGTTTGGGAATGGCGCCGCTTTCCTGAAAAGCCAGGATCCCTTTGTAGGCCCAGGCGTTTGTACAGTTGAAACCTAGACCGATATCGGCCTTTCCGGCTTTCAGCAAGAGCATATTGCCGACGCCGCCGGAATTGGGCATAACGTCAATTTTGAGACCCGTATCATGCGAGGTCACCACATTGGCCACCGTCGCGCCGTACACGTACCAGGAACTGCCCACGGCAAGCGTCGCGAACTGGACGGTTTTGTCGACCTTGTCGCCGGGATTGAACGTATACTTGGCGTGGCTCGTCGTAAAAGCGGTCAGGAATAACACAAGGGCAAACAGCACAGCAGTAATTCTTTTCACTTTTCTCATAAAAATATCCTCCTTTCGTTGTCCAAAATTTTGTGTTTGTCTTTCCATAATGTGGAACGCATACCGCTGTTTCCGTGAAAAATATAAAAAATTATACTACAATTTTGTTTCCTTTGTCAATAACAAAATACTGTTTTTTGACGTGGCGTTCGTATTGCCGCCGTTTTGTTCGAATTATGCTCATGATCATTCCGCGTTTTCCGGCAAAAGCGCGGTGGGAATGACCTCGATTTCGAGCTCGGCCAGGCTGGCCCGGACGACGGTAATCGGAAATTTGTCCCCGATATTGTACCAAAGTCCTTCGCTTTGATCTTCCATGGCGTAGCGCTCCTCGTCCAGCTCATAAAAATGATCGGCGGCCACAAGATCCCAATAACACTCGATATTCTCTTCGGTAGCGAGGAAAATCTTCTTCCGGGAAAAGCCGACGATGGTTCCGGTAAATTCCTCCCCGACCCGTTCCCGCATGTATTCGACGACCTTGATCCGGACGCTCTGTTCTTCGGCCTTCATGGCGATCCGCTCCGTCCGCGAAATATGAAGGCAAATGCCCGGCAGCTCTCCGGCCAGTTTGGCGTTCTCCTCGGCGGAGGGATAGCGGGTCAGGCGGGACGCGAGAATCCGGTGCGCCATGAGGTCGGCGTAGCGGCGTATGGGCGAGGTAAAATGCGTGTAGCAGCGGGAGGCGAGACCGAAATGGCCGATATTTTCCACGGTATAGCGGGCCTGCTTCAGGGACATGAGGATCAGCTTGTGGATCAACTGGCTGACGCCCGTCTCTCGGGATTTGTCAATGATTTCCTGCAGTTCCTTGGGATGGAGGTCGTCATGGCGACTGACCCGGAAGCCGAAACGGTTCAAGACCGTATTGAGGGCCGTGATCTTTTCGGGATCGGGCTTTTCGTGGGTTCGGTAGAGGGCGGGGAGTTCCGCGTAATAGAGTTCTTCGGCCACGGTTTCGTTGGCGGCCACCATAAAATCTTCGATGAGTTTTTCGGCTTCGCCCCTTTCCCGGGTTCCGACGCTCTCCACGAGGCCTTTTTCATTGAGTTTGACCTTGATCTCGGGCAGATCGAAGTCAATATTGCCGTTGGCGCGCTTTTTCTTTCGCAGAATGTGCGAGAGCGCCAGCATGGTCGAGACCATGGGCGCGATATCCGCGTACTGCGTCAGCGCTTCCGCCTCCCCGGCGATGATCCGGTTGACGTCGGTATAAGTCATGCGGCGGGCGCTCCTGATGACGGAACGGAAAAGATCGTAGTTTTCCACTTCTCCCGCGGGGGTAATCTCCATGCGGCAGGTAAACGTGAGCTTTTCCTCGCCCTCGTTCAGCGAGCAGATGCCGTTGCTGAGTTCGGGCGGCAGCATGGGCAGCACCCTGTCCACTAGGTAGACCGAGTTGCCCCGGGCATAGGCCTCAACGTCCAGAGCCGAGCCTTCCCGCACGTACCAGGAGACGTCGGCTATGGAGACAAAGAGCCGGTAATTGCCGTTTATGAGTTTCTCCACGTAAACGGCGTCGTCCAAATCTTTGGCGTCCTCGCCGTCTATGGTAATAATCGGAAGCGTCGTGAGATCGACCCTTCCTTTGCGTTCTTCCCCGCGGATCCCCAGAGGGATCGCTTTCGCTTCTTCGACGACCTCCCGGGGAAAGGTCTCCGGCAGTCCCTCGTTGATGATCAGGGCCCGGATCATGTTTCCGGTATCCTGAGCGTCGCCGAGGATACGCAGGATCTGCCCCGACGGCTTTCTGGACTCGTCTCCCCAGTCGATAATTTCCACGGTCACGAGCTCGTTGTCTTTGGCGTCGCGCATCATGTGGGCGGGAATATAAATGTCCCGGCCGAAGGAGCCTGTGGGGACCACAAAACCGAAATCGCCGTTTTTTTCAAAGACGCCGGTCACGGTATTCTTGCTGCGCTCGATAATCCTGACGACCTTGCCTTCCTGCTTCATCCCGTCCCGGGCGTCGGAAACGATCCTGACCCAGACCGTATCGCCATCCACGGCGCTTCCCAAATCGGGACCGGCCACAAAGACGCCGCCCTCGTCCTCGGTGTCCACAAAGCCGTAGCGGTCCGTCGTCATGGAGACGACGCCCTTGACGAGGCCCTTCATGTCGGGCAGGTTGTACTTGTTCTTGCGGTTCAACGTAATTTCGCCGATCCTGACCCATTCCCGCAGTTCGGCCTTGATCTCTTTCTTCGGCCGTTGCTGCCAGTGAAGCAGCTCCGTGATTTCCGTGTACTTGAGTCCTCTTCCCTCGCTCGCGAGAACGTCTTGCAGTTCCCGGAGCCCTTTTTCATTGGTCATGTTTTCCCCCGTTTCCGGGATCGCTCCCGTTTTGATCGGGCCTGCCCGCTTGCAGCCAGGCCAGCATTTTTTCCGTATTCGGATGGATATATTTTCCCGATTGCCTCAGATAGGCCGTCATGTGACGCAGAGCGTAGAGGATCCCGCCGTCCATATCGGCAAAGACCCGCCGACGGATCTCGGCCGCCTCGGGATAGGCGCGACCGGGCTCCACGGCGTCGGCGATGTAAATGACCCGGGCAAAGCGGGAAAGGCCTTCTTTCCCTACCGTGTGATACTTTATGGCCTCGAGGATTTCGGGATCGGCGATCCCGTACCCGTGTTCCGCCAGGGCCGCCCCCGCGAAGCCGTGCATGATCTCGGGACTTTCAAGGTCCTTTTCGCCCATTTCGCCGGGAAAATACTGACAGACCATCTTTCTCAGGTCTTCCGCAGACCACTCCTTGCAGATGTCATGCAAAAGGGCGGCCGTTTCGATCCGCCCGGGATCAAGGCCGAAAGGTTTTGCCAGGGCGAGGGCGGTTTCCACGACGCCCATGGTGTGGCGAAAACGGCGGGGGCTCAATTCGGCCTCCACGCTTTCCTTCAATAAAGTTGTCTTTTGTCGCGACGCTTCCCGCATGGTGTCTCCGATCCTGTTTTTTCCGGTCTTTATGTATATTGTATCACATCGCGGCAATAAAGACAAACAATAAAAAGGGAACGGAATTTCTCCGCTCCGGGGTGGGTTACGACTCCATGATTCCTTTTTCCCGCAAAAAGCCCTTGTACCAGATGAGCTGCTCCTTCAGTAGCTCATAGGGCTTCAGGCCGTAGGGACAGCGGGTTTCGCAGGCCTTGCACGCGATGCAGTTTTCGATCCGGAACATTTTCTCCCGGGCCTCTTTCGTCACCATGCCCTGATAGGGCGACCGCAGCATAAATTCCCGCATTCTGGCGGCCATGAAGATCTCGATATCCGCCGGACAGGGCAGGCAATAGCCGCAACCCCGACAGAATTTTCCGCCCAAGGCTTGTTTTTCTTCCGCGACCCGGGCCGCGTATTCTTCCGTAAAAGCGGGGTCCTTTTCCTCCAGTTCCAAGAATTGTTCGATTTCTTCAATTCTCTGAACGCCCCAGATGGGGACGGGCGTTTCCAGCGACCGGATAAAGGCGAAATTGGCCTCGACGTTGCGGATCAGTCCGCCGGACATGGCCTTCATGCAGATAAAGCCCATGCCCGCGTCGGCGGTTTCCTTCACAAGAGCGACGTCCTTTTCCCCCGAAAGACAGGAAAAAGGGAATTGCAGGGTCTCGAAGAGTCCGCTGCGGACCGCTTTGAAGGCTTCTTCGAGCTTGTGCTGCGTAATGCCCATATGGAGCACTTTTCCTTCGGCGATAAACTTGCGCATTTCCGCGATCTGCTCGTCGCCCGGCGTATGATTGTGAAATTGCAGCAAATCCACATGGTCGGTCTTCAGGTTCCGCAGCGTTGTCTCCAAATCGGCGCGCATTTTGGCCGGGTCCCTGCCCATGGTCTTTGAGGCGATGAAGATCCGGTCCCGTACGTCGGAGAGCGCGTACGCGATTTTTTCCTCGCTGTCCGAATAAGCCCTCGCCGTATCAAAAAAGTTGACGCCGCCGTCGTAAGCCCGCCGCAAAATCCCGGCGGCTTCCTCAAATGTACAACGTTGAATCGGAAGCGCCCCGAAGGACGTCCGCGATACGTTCATTCCCGTTTTTCCCAAGGCCGTGTACTTCATTTCTTTCCTCCTCCGTTCTATAAGATACTTCCGCTCTCGCGGAATTCCCGCCACACATTTTCAAAGAATTCATCCCGTACAGGAATCGGCCGTACGGGCCGCCACGCGACCCGGACTTCCGGAAGTTCCCCCGCGCTCACGGGTTCAAGCGAAACAATCTGGGTCACGCCGGTCTTTTGGCCTTCCTCTGTCGTATACGCAAAAGCGTCCGGAAGAAAATCATAAGGTTTTTGCCCCGCGGGATCCGTATAGAGGGCGCTGCCGCGGCTTTTTCCGCCGTTTTCCACGTAATCGGCCATGGCGGAGAGATACGCCAACTGGCACAAGAGCGTCTCCCGCAAGCGGAACACATGGCGCAAATCCACGGGTTTTGAAACTTTTGCCTCTTCTTTGAAGCGGGAAAGCCGTTCCCGGACCCGGGCAAGGGTTTCCCGGATCCTGTCCCCGTTTCGGATGGCGCCGCCCACGGCGCTCATGTTTTGCCTTGCTTCCCGCAACAGCGCTTTCACGGTATCGGCGCCGGATTCGAGGGCGGATTCCGCCAGATCCACAACTTGGCCGAGGGCCGCCGCCGACGCTTTTTCAAATGCCGCCGCCGAAAGGGGCGGGCCTTTTTCCTTCCGGGCGATAAATTCCGCCGCCCTGGTCGCCCCCACCTGCCCCGCGTTGAGGGCGCTGCCGCCGGGCCGGTAGATCCCGTGGGTCCCCGCCGCTTCGCCCACGGCGAAAAAGCCTTCAACATTTGTCCGCCACCAGCGGTCCACGTCAAGGCCGCCGTTGTTGTGCTGGGCGCAAAGGGAGATTTCCAGCATGTCCCTGGTGAGGTCGACGCCTCTCTCCCGGTAAAAGGAGACCGCCGGGGCGTTCATATGAGAAAGCCGCTCAACGGGCGTCCCGAAACAAGCGCCTGCCTTTTGCAGATAGTCCCTCGCTTCCTCCGACAATTTTCCGAAATCGAGCGTCCCTTCCCCGGGATTTTCCCGGTAATCGAGAAAAACCCGTCGCCCTTTTTGAATTTCCAGCCAGACGAGGATATCCACAAGGGAAGACCCGCCGGCTGCTTTTCGCACGTCAAAGGGCCATTGATAGCCTTTAAGGAATACCAGCGACAGCAGTTTGTAGCGGTCCTGAATATACGAAAAGAGAAATTCCCGCGGATCCTGTCCATTCGCGTCCGTCGACACAAAGCGCGGCAGAACCTGCATGTAGGTCCCCGAGACATTCCATTTGGGCCGGATACTGGCAAGTCCCCACTGCCATTCCGTGAGATTTTTTCCCCGAGCCCCCGCCTCAAAGGCCAGACCCGACGCGCCGTAGTGTCCCTCGGGATAAACGGTATTTTCATAGATGCCGGCGGGGCCTCCCGTGGCGTATACGATATTTTTACAGTTGACGAGCACAAAGGGAGATCGGTCCCCCCCCTTTGCCGCCTGTTCCGTGTCGAGACAGACGAGCCCCCGGATCCGGGCGTCTTCGACGATGATTTTCACCACTTGCAAGTGATCGAAAATCGGGACGCCCTTTTGCCGGACAGCCGCCTCCAGGCATTCGGTCATCCGCCGGGACGTATAGGGACCGACGCTGGTGGCGCGGGTCCTTGGATCGTGGTCCGTCTTGTAGCCCGCGTATTCGCCGTATTGGTTTTTGGGAAATTCCACCCCCAAGTTGACGAGATTCATAAAACACGGAACGCTCAACGCCGCTTCGCAAAGGGCGTGATCCCCGTCCACGGCCCCGCCCTCAAAAAGGGTCTCCGCCATTTCCCCCACGCTGTCGGGCGTATCCCCCGAGAGCGTGAGTTTGTAGTAGGTCTGCTTGTCGGAGCCTGTATTGCGGGAAGTCCCCGCCTTCACATGCTCCGTGACCACGCAGACGTCTTGATCTCCATAGCCCCAAAGCCTGTCCGCCGCGCAGAATCCGGCTGCGCCGGTTCCCACGACAACGGTTCCCGTATGAATTACGGGGATTTCCTTTCCTCTGAATTGAAACGCGGTTTTTTCCATGATAAACCCTCACAAGATCACGCTTTTACAATTGCTTCAAATGAAAGCCGCCGTCCACGTCGATGTAATTTCCGGTCGTGTAGAGAATATCATCCGACGCCAGGACCTTGACGACATTGGCCACGTCTTCGGGCATACCCCAGCGCTTGACGGGGAAGAGGCCCCCGGCGATGAGACCGTCATATTTTTCCTTGACCTTTGCCGTCATGTCGGTGGCGATGACGCCCGGCCGCACCTCATGGACGAGAATGCCGTCTCCCGCAAGCCTTGCCGCAAAAAGTTTCGTCAGCATGGAAATCCCCGCCTTGGATACGCAGTATTCCCCGCGATTGACCGAAACCACCTCCGCGGAGCAGGAGGAGATATTGATGATGGTCCCCCGCTTTTTTCCTCTATATTCTTGACTGAGCATAACTTTTGCCACGGCCTGGGTCAGGAAGAGATTGCCCTTGGTATTGATCCCCACGACCCGGTCAAAGCTCTCCTCGCTCATGTCCAGCAGATCCGCCCGTTCAAGAGGCGCGACCCCCGCGTTATTGACGAGCGCATGGATTTCCCCGAAGCGCTCGAGCGCCTCCCGGACAAGGATTTTCCGGTCTTCGCTTTTTCCGACGTCCGATCGGACATAAAGATATTCCGCCCCCGTT contains:
- the rnr gene encoding ribonuclease R, encoding MTNEKGLRELQDVLASEGRGLKYTEITELLHWQQRPKKEIKAELREWVRIGEITLNRKNKYNLPDMKGLVKGVVSMTTDRYGFVDTEDEGGVFVAGPDLGSAVDGDTVWVRIVSDARDGMKQEGKVVRIIERSKNTVTGVFEKNGDFGFVVPTGSFGRDIYIPAHMMRDAKDNELVTVEIIDWGDESRKPSGQILRILGDAQDTGNMIRALIINEGLPETFPREVVEEAKAIPLGIRGEERKGRVDLTTLPIITIDGEDAKDLDDAVYVEKLINGNYRLFVSIADVSWYVREGSALDVEAYARGNSVYLVDRVLPMLPPELSNGICSLNEGEEKLTFTCRMEITPAGEVENYDLFRSVIRSARRMTYTDVNRIIAGEAEALTQYADIAPMVSTMLALSHILRKKKRANGNIDFDLPEIKVKLNEKGLVESVGTRERGEAEKLIEDFMVAANETVAEELYYAELPALYRTHEKPDPEKITALNTVLNRFGFRVSRHDDLHPKELQEIIDKSRETGVSQLIHKLILMSLKQARYTVENIGHFGLASRCYTHFTSPIRRYADLMAHRILASRLTRYPSAEENAKLAGELPGICLHISRTERIAMKAEEQSVRIKVVEYMRERVGEEFTGTIVGFSRKKIFLATEENIECYWDLVAADHFYELDEERYAMEDQSEGLWYNIGDKFPITVVRASLAELEIEVIPTALLPENAE
- the yqeK gene encoding bis(5'-nucleosyl)-tetraphosphatase (symmetrical) YqeK, yielding MREASRQKTTLLKESVEAELSPRRFRHTMGVVETALALAKPFGLDPGRIETAALLHDICKEWSAEDLRKMVCQYFPGEMGEKDLESPEIMHGFAGAALAEHGYGIADPEILEAIKYHTVGKEGLSRFARVIYIADAVEPGRAYPEAAEIRRRVFADMDGGILYALRHMTAYLRQSGKYIHPNTEKMLAWLQAGRPDQNGSDPGNGGKHDQ
- a CDS encoding aldo/keto reductase produces the protein MKYTALGKTGMNVSRTSFGALPIQRCTFEEAAGILRRAYDGGVNFFDTARAYSDSEEKIAYALSDVRDRIFIASKTMGRDPAKMRADLETTLRNLKTDHVDLLQFHNHTPGDEQIAEMRKFIAEGKVLHMGITQHKLEEAFKAVRSGLFETLQFPFSCLSGEKDVALVKETADAGMGFICMKAMSGGLIRNVEANFAFIRSLETPVPIWGVQRIEEIEQFLELEEKDPAFTEEYAARVAEEKQALGGKFCRGCGYCLPCPADIEIFMAARMREFMLRSPYQGMVTKEAREKMFRIENCIACKACETRCPYGLKPYELLKEQLIWYKGFLREKGIMES
- a CDS encoding FAD-binding protein, with protein sequence MEKTAFQFRGKEIPVIHTGTVVVGTGAAGFCAADRLWGYGDQDVCVVTEHVKAGTSRNTGSDKQTYYKLTLSGDTPDSVGEMAETLFEGGAVDGDHALCEAALSVPCFMNLVNLGVEFPKNQYGEYAGYKTDHDPRTRATSVGPYTSRRMTECLEAAVRQKGVPIFDHLQVVKIIVEDARIRGLVCLDTEQAAKGGDRSPFVLVNCKNIVYATGGPAGIYENTVYPEGHYGASGLAFEAGARGKNLTEWQWGLASIRPKWNVSGTYMQVLPRFVSTDANGQDPREFLFSYIQDRYKLLSLVFLKGYQWPFDVRKAAGGSSLVDILVWLEIQKGRRVFLDYRENPGEGTLDFGKLSEEARDYLQKAGACFGTPVERLSHMNAPAVSFYRERGVDLTRDMLEISLCAQHNNGGLDVDRWWRTNVEGFFAVGEAAGTHGIYRPGGSALNAGQVGATRAAEFIARKEKGPPLSAAAFEKASAAALGQVVDLAESALESGADTVKALLREARQNMSAVGGAIRNGDRIRETLARVRERLSRFKEEAKVSKPVDLRHVFRLRETLLCQLAYLSAMADYVENGGKSRGSALYTDPAGQKPYDFLPDAFAYTTEEGQKTGVTQIVSLEPVSAGELPEVRVAWRPVRPIPVRDEFFENVWREFRESGSIL
- a CDS encoding 3-ketoacyl-ACP reductase gives rise to the protein MSNLKKTAIVTGATRGIGFAIAKTLGAEGYNLVLSGTRDADENEEALKAIAETGAEYLYVRSDVGKSEDRKILVREALERFGEIHALVNNAGVAPLERADLLDMSEESFDRVVGINTKGNLFLTQAVAKVMLSQEYRGKKRGTIINISSCSAEVVSVNRGEYCVSKAGISMLTKLFAARLAGDGILVHEVRPGVIATDMTAKVKEKYDGLIAGGLFPVKRWGMPEDVANVVKVLASDDILYTTGNYIDVDGGFHLKQL